The Geminocystis sp. NIES-3708 genomic sequence AGCACAACTTTGGCAATATCTCGAAAACTGGAAAAAAGCCGCTTTAGTGTGTTTAAAAATGGGTGATTTAGAAACCGCAATTAAATGCTACGAAAAGGGCGGATATGCTAAAGAAGTAGAAGAATGTCGTCAAAAAATATCTAATTAGAAGTAGCTGAAAAAGTATTTTATTTTGATAGAAGTAGCTATCACTAGTGGGCTATTAGCTTAAATGACCAAAAATTCAAGATTATATAAAGTTTTGTTACAGTTATTGACACATTCATAATCTTGACGCTACTATGAAGTACAAATATTTATAAGTAAAAACTCGTAAGTAAATACTTGCAAATTCGCTAACTAAAAATTAAAAAGAAGAGGAATTTATTCAATGAAAATCACATCATCTAATTTAAGACAATTCGCGATAAATGTTACAATGGCTTCATGTGTGACGAGTATCCTCAGTTTAGGGTTTAGTAGTAATGCTCTTGCCATTTCTTTTAATCTTTCAACCGGTCAAGGAACGCCCAATTCAGGTACTCTAGGAAATCAAGGTGCTTTCACCACCAAATCAGGTACTACAACTATAGATTTTAACTCTTTATCATTAGGAGCGTTGAGTGATCCTTATACCGAAGGTATTGCAACTTTTGATACCACATCTCCAATTGTAGATATAAGAAATGATGGGTTTGCTCCTGGTTTTTGTACCACCACCGCTCCTTGTTCTAATGCAGGTGTACCTGTCGCTAATAGTAGTAATTATTTAGCAATATTTCAATCAAATGGGAATAATGGGGAAGTAGGCATATCTTTTTCCAAAGATATTAGTTACTTAGGATTCAATTGGGGATTCGCAGATGCAGATAATACAACAGCCTTGTTTTATAATAATGGAAGCCCAATAGCTAGTTTCACTGCAACGCAGATATTTGGAAGTGTCGATTCTGAGGAAACTGGTTTTGTTGAATTTTCTGGTGGTATATTTGACAAAGTGGTATTCTCCCAAGTTGGTGGTGGAGGGTTTGAAATAGATAACCTTGCTTATCAGCAAGTTCCCGAACCTTTAACAATTCTCGGTTCTGGTTTAGCATTAGGTTTCGGGACATTATTCAAACGCAAAAAATCGAAACTAAAACAATCTTGTTAATGATGAAATTATTACGTTTTTAATAACTCTTTAATGATCAAAGATTGAATATTGCACAATTCAATAATTGTTTCAAGTCTTAAATTATTAGTAAAAACTTATGAGAGTTCTTTTTATTACCTTCATAAGTTTTGATAGAACAATAATTGTTGAGATTATAAGATTTTTATTCATAGCTTGAAATAAACACTAGAAATTTAGATGCGTAAAAACTCGTAAGTGAATATTTTTAAATAGAAATCAATGTATAATTAATGGAAGTTTTTTTGGTAATCAGAAATTCATAACAATTAAGATCTGAGAAATACTATCTTCGCCAAAACGGTTTTTTAGTACACCTTAATTAACCTAAACCCATGCATAAAAAATGGCTCTATCTTTACGCCATTTTACTAATTCGGCTTTTCTGAAACCTGCTGTTAATAACCATGATTTGACTAAAGCAATATTCGCCCCTGTCCAATTTGTAACATCTTTGCTTAATTCATTACTAGGATAAAACCGCATTAAAGGTTGAGGAAATAAACTGAAAAATAAGCTTATATGAGTTTCTAAAACTAATAACTCTTTTGTGACACTTCTAACTTTTTCAAGAGCAAATAAGGGATATTTCATATGGTATAAAACTCCTAAAAAAAATACCACATCAAAATTTCCAATTTTATCAGGATGTAAGTCTAAAACATCTATATTATAATCTTCTACATGAGAATTATAAATTTTTCTTGCTAATTCAAAGCCTTGTTTTCCTGCTCCGAAATCACGCCAAAAATTATGATCTAAGCCATATAATTCTCTTTGTTCCCAAATAAAAGAATCTGTAGCTAAAACTTTTTTTGCTCCCCTTTTTTCTGCTGAAAATGAATAAAATCCGTCCCAAGCACCAATGTCTAAAACACTTTTATTAGTTAAATCTTCGGGAATACCACTTAAAATCCATTGTTGAAATTTACGACAAAATTTACCTTCTTTTCCTTGTTTTGTAACTACATTTCTTCCAAAATCTAAATAATGATGCCAATACTTGACTTTCGCTACTTCTTGTGCTAATTCTTCAGGATTTAATTCAGCTAAATTAATCATAATTTGATGGTTAATTTTTAATAAATATAAGGAACAATAAAAATTAATAGTTAATTATCTCATAAATCTATATACTGTTATATTAATTGTTTATTGTTCACTGTTAATTGTATTTTATGTCTTCTTCTCAGTGGCTACGATTACTTAAAAATGTTGGTATTTGGCAAGGATCATTTACACAATTTTCTCCAGATGGTACTTTAATAAAAAATACTCCCACTTTGATTAATTTAGAAGGTTTAAACGATAATCAAACTATTAAATTAACGGTTAATCGTCTTGATAGTAATGAACCTCCTCATATTAACGAATTTACCAATCTTAATCGTAATATTTTCTTATTTGAAGATGGACATTTTGCCAAAGGCTCTCAACAGTTTAGCCCTTTTTCTGTGTTTGGGGCAGAATTTGGCTTTTTTGTAGATGACCGACGTTTGCGGATGGTACAGTTGTTTAATAAAGAAAGTAATTTAGAACAAGTTACCTTAATTCGTGAATTTCGTGCTAATGGTCATGGTGTAGAGCGATCGCCACTTACCATAAATCAATTAGAAGGAGAGTGGCAAGGAGAAGCTTTAACTTTATATCCTGATTGGCGTAATACCGATTCTTATACAACTAATTTAATCGTCAAAAAAGAAGGAAATAATATAATTCAAACTTTAAAAACTCCAGAATTAAACATTACATCTCAAGGAAAAATTGATGGAAATATTATTACTTTTTCTGAAAATAATCAAGATATTCGGATATTATTATTACCCGATGGGGCATCATCGACAACACCTTTAAAAATCGAAAATCGCCAATCTTTTTTTGTGGAATGTGCATGGTTAGTTGAGCCGAATCAAAGACTTCGGTTAATACGTCAATATGATGATAAAGGGGCTTGGATTAACGTAACTTTAGTAAAAGAAACGAAAATATTAATCTAAAGAATTAGCATCTTACTTTTTTTGAAAGTTAAATTTTAACTCCAATCTTCCGTATCTTCTTCTTGGTTTTTTCGGTACATTTTACCTTTACTATGTAAAATTCTCGCCTCTGTAAAAAGTTCTTCTTCCGTTAATTCCCACTGTTGTAAAATTGACTGTAAATCATATTGAATATCTCTCGCACCGGGAAAATTCTGATAACGTATAGTTAAACGTGCAACTTCAGCTAAATTATAATCAGTTTTGCCTTCTACAAAAATTTTTTTGATAATTTCTCGATCAATATGACCTAATGGATGTTTTTGATCTATACTCATATGCTATTCTTAATTCTTGCTTTGACTATCATTAAATTCTATGCAATCTTACTCCCTATTTGCCCCCGCTAAAATTAATCTTCATCTTGAAATTATAGGTGATCGAGCTGACGGCTATCATCAATTAGTTATGATTATGCAAAGTGTGAATCTGGGGGATATAATTCACTTAAGAGCTAATGGTACGGATGAAATTCGTTTGTTTTGTCAAAATCCTGAAGTACCTCTTGATAATAGCAATTTAGCCTATAAAGCCGCTTATTTAATGCAACAACAATTTCCTAAACCTGCTCAAAATTTTGGTGGTGTTGATATTACCATTGAGAAAAACATCCCCATAGCCGCAGGATTAGCAGGAGGCTCAACTAACGCCGCCGCAGTATTAGTCGGTATTAATTTAATGTGGTCACTGGGTTTAACACAACCTGAACTACGAGATTTAGGAGCTTTATTAGGTTCAGATGTTCCTTTTTGTATTTCTGGAGGAACGTCGATCGCCACAGGTAGAGGAGAAGAAATTGAACCATTACCAGATTTAAGCGATATATGGGTTATTTTGGCAAAATACAGTAATTTAAGTGTTTCTACCCCTTGGGCTTATAACAGTTACAGAGAGCAATATAATCATCTTTATATATCCGATTCTCACGGTATTAATCAACGAACTCATCAAGTTCATAGTGGAAATTTAGTCAAAGCTATTAGTCAACGAGATTCTCGCCAGATTGGATCGTTATTATATAATGACCTTGAAAAAATCGTTTTACCTCAATTCCCCACCGTCAAAGCTCTCATAGATGCCTTTAAAGCTAAAAATGTATTAGGTTCTCTCATGTCAGGATCAGGTCCTACGGTATTCGCTTTATGTGATAGTCAAAATCAAGCAGAATTGATCGCATTAGAAGTAAAACAAACTATCAATGATCCAAACTTAAAATGTTGGGTCGCTCAGATGTGTACTCATGGCATTATTGCTCTGTAACAAAATTATTTTATAGATAATCTTTGAGATTAAAATAACCTTGAGGATAAAGTTTAAAAAGGATTAATCTAACACCATCTTCCATTAATTTTTTACTTAATTTTTCCTCAAAAAAAGGTTTTAATGTCAATACTAAAGTATCAGTATATTGATGTAACTCTATCTCAATTAAAGAATTTAATTGTCTCAAAAATGCTTGATTAAAATCATCAGTATTGATAGTAAATTATCAATGATTAATTAATTGCAAAGTATCAGATAAATTTTCAAAAATAGGAATAGATATTTTATCTTTTGAGATTTTTTCCTGAGTTTCTTTTCCTCTTCCAGTTAATAGTAAAACTGGCTGACAACCAGCATTAAAAGCACATTCAATATCACTGGGGGCATCTCCTATAAAAAAAGATTGAGATAAATTAATATTATATTTTTGACTATAATTTAAAATTAAAGAGGGTAAAGGTTTTCGACAGTTACAATTATCTGAAGGTTGATGAGGACACATTAAAATATCAGCAAATTCTACTCCAAAATACCGATATTTCTCAATTATTCGCTTATGTATAGCTTTTACTTCTTCCAAAGAAAAATAACCTCGACTAATACCCGATTGATTAGTAACAATAACTAATTTGTAACCACTATTTTGCCATATTTTTAATGCTTCGGCTGCACCTTGAGGTAATGATACTTGCTCAGGATGACTAAGATAAGGAATATAGTCGATGACAACTCCATCTCTATCTAAAAATAATGTTTTCATCAAGATTCTTGGGTTAGAAACCCCGCACTTTTAGGGCGGCTTTATATTTATTTCTACTTTACCATATTGACAACTTTTGTTCTTCGACATATAATGAGAATATAGCGAGAAATTAAAGGCTATGTTTAAAACTCAAAAAAATCAAATTAGAGGACTGTCTCAAACAGAGTATTTAGCTTTACAAGAACTTTGTAGATTGTCAAAAAACCTCTACAATGTAGGGCTATACTCTGTTAGGCAGTTCTTTTTTGCTGAGAAAGCATTTCTTCGCTACGAATCCAATTACCATCAATGTAAAACTAATGAAAATTATCAATTATTAAATACTGATATTGCTCAACAAACTTTAAAAGTTGTAGATAGAAGCTTCCGTTCGTTTTTTAATTTAATTAAAAAGGCTAAGTCTGGAAATTACCAATTCAATCAAATATCTCTGCCACGCTACCTTAAAAAAGATGGCTATTTTAGCTTAATTATCCCTAGAATTAAAGTTAAAGATGGATTTTTTAAAGTACCTATGTCTAGGGAGTTTAAGGCTAAATATGGTGAAGTTAAATTACCTTTCCCTGACAGATTAGTTGATAAAAGTTTAAAAGAAGTACGAATACATCCTAAATATAATTGCCATTTTTTTGAGGTAGAATTTATTACTGAGGAAGAACTACAAATTGTTGAGTTTAAGTCTGACAATGCCTTATGTATAGATCTGGGACTTAATAATTTAGCAACTTGTGTAAGTACCAATGGGGCATCGTTTATTATCGATGGTCACAAATTAAAAAGTTATAACCACTGGTACAATAAATCAAACGCTAAGTTACAATCAATCAAGGACAAACAAGGTACTAAAGGAGTAACTAAAAGACAAGGACGATTATTATTAAAAAGGAATAATCAAATTCGAGATTATCTAAGCAAAACAGCTAGATATATTATTGAAAATTGTCTCAGGCTAGATATTGGCACTCTAATAGTAGGGACGAACAAAGGTTGGAAACAAGATATTAACATTGGAAAAAGGAATAATCAGAATTTTGTTCAAATACCTTTTTATTCGTTAAAAGAGAAGTTAAAATCTTTATGTGAAACTTATGGAATTCAGTACATAGAGCAGGAAGAATCCTATACCAGTAAAGCAAGTGCTTTAGATAATGACTATATTCCTAACTATAATCCTGATAACACGGCTAAATATAAATATACCTTTAGTGGTAAACGAGTAAAAAGGGGATTGTATGAATCAAAGGATGGTATCAGGGTTAATGCCGATGCGAATGCGGCATGGAATATAGGACGTAAAAGTAAGCATAAGGGATTTTCCCAAGTGTGTAAGGGTCTTTTGACTAGCCCTTTAAGAATAAGTGACTTGAATGTAAGTTTAAGTTAACTTCTTAAGAATCCTCGTGGCTTTAGCCCGATGGAGTGTCAACTTATCCTACCCTATTGCTTCTTTAAAACGAATTTCATCCCGTTGAGGATCACAGAAGTGTACTTGTAACTTAATTTGTTCTCCCAATTTAGGAACACGATCAAAACGATGAGGAAATTCTAAACCTAAATCTTCTAATAAAATCAAAGCTAAATTATCATCTTCCCGTAACCAACGCAATACTAAACCATGCCAAATTTCGTTGCTATGTTTTTGTAAATATTGCAAACTCCAATAACGATTTGTTTGTCTTTCCACTAAAACCGCTTCAGAAGAAGTACTCATTACCTCAAAAATAATTTCTTGCATTTTATCCCTATGAAAAGGTAATTCATCACCTCTTAAATGGGCTTTAATTTGAAAGTGAGCTAGTAAATCTGTATAACGACGAATGGGAGAGGTTACTTGAGTATAAGTTTCTAATCCTAAACTAGCATGACGAGCCGCAGATAAACCAGTGCCACTTTTAGGCATACAACGACGTAAAGCACTTGATCTTACAGGTCCTGCAGGTAAAAGTATTAATTCTTCTTCTGGAGGTAATTCAGGTTGAGGTTGGCTACGAAATGCAACAGGAATATTATGTTCTTGACAATATTTTCCAGCTACTTCTCCTGCTAATATCATCATTTCTGCCACTAACGAACGGGAAAAAGAAGGATCTAATAATTCAATACTGACTTCTTCGTCATTTTTGACTTTGATAATAGCTTCAGGCATGGAAATCATCACCGATCCATTATCTTTGCGCCACTGGGCTCTTTTTTTGGCAGCTTCTGCTAACTGTTTTACTTGAAGTTCAGCTTGTATATCTAAATGCAACATTTCATCAACATCATGATAAGTCAACCTATAAGTAGGTTTAATAAGAGTAGCATGAATTTCATAGTCCGAAACTCCACCATCATCCTTAAGAGTGATAGCAAAACTCAATGCAGGGCAAATTTGACCTTGAACTAAACTCATCGGTCCTGTAGCTAATTCGGGGGGAAACATAGGAATCATCCCTGTCGGTAAATATAGACTTGTACTGCGTTTACGTGCTTCAAGATCTAAAGTATCATCAGGGTTAATTAAACGGGTAGGATCTGCTATGTGTATCCAATAACGTAATGAACCATTATCTAATTGTTCTACACTTAAACCGTCGTCAATTTCTTCTGTACTTTCATCGTCAATAGTATAAACTTTTTGATGAGTTAAATCCAGTCTAGGATTAGGATCTTTTATCGTACCTGCATAAAGTTGATCGAGAATAGAATGAGCCACTTCAGACACCTGGGCAGTAAAGTAATTAGGGTAAGAACTACGGCGTAAAAATATATTTTCATGTTTACTCCATAATTTTAAGTCTATCAGTAATTGCAAAGCTGAATCACCTGTTTTTTGTCTTCCCAAAGATTCCAAAATTTCTTGGGCTTGTTTTGGGGGGTTATCAGGTTGTAGGGCAAATTTTTCAATAAAGTTAAGTTTAACTAATTCTGTCTCTTCCCAATGAATATCTTCGCCCTTTAAAGCCTGATGAATTTTATGAATAAATCCTTCTTTTTCTTGTTTTCTTTGGGTTTCTATTTCGATTTGATGTTTAATTTCTTCAACTTGAGTAATAGGTCGAGGTTCATAAATATCTCCTTTTTTCTTAAAATACATCTTATCATCAGATAAAAGAATGTGTGCCGCATAACAAACAGGAGGAGTTTCTTCGGAAAAAATCAGAGAAGCTAATTCAGAAGGTGTGACAGGAGTAGAATCTTCAACTAATAATTCCCATGCAATTTCTAAATTAGATTCATCTACATAAGGCTCAACTTCCGTTTTAAACTTAGGTATTTCGGTATATTTGAAAGATTGCCCTTCAATTTGATAATCAACTTTCTGAGGACGTATTTTGTGGAGATTTCCTTTTTCATCTATGGCAATCCAGTCTTTTTTTCCTTCTGGTTTTTCCACTACAGCTAAACGGCGATCATTATTAACTCTAAATTCAACTAAAGTACCTTTTTCCACCCTTTCAGTCCTTAATCTTTAATTCGATGACTTTATCTAATGTACCTCAACATTGGACAATAAACAATTGATAATTGGACAACAATACTATATACTATAGTTTAATAAGTTTCAACAATATTGTTATTATCTGCACTGCCTAAAATTAAACAATTAGGACTGAAAATAAATTTTCTGAAGGCTAAGACATAAAAACTAAACTTTGCAAATAATTGAAACAAATCAAAAATTCAGACAGTACATTTTGATACAATTACCAGTGTTAAGAAGTTGGAATAAATAAAACCATGAATAAGACTGTTGCACAGGTGATGACACCGACTCCCATCACTGTTACTCCTGAAATGCCCTTGAAAGAGGCGATCGCCATTTTAGTAGAACATAAAATAAGTGGATTACCAGTTATTGATGGACAAGGAGAATTAGTCGGAATACTTTCTGAGAGTGATTTAATGTGGCAAGAAACAGGAGTTGAACCTCCGCCTTACATCATGATTTTAGATAGTATCATTTATTTACAAAATCTCGGGCGTTACGAAAAAGAAATTCATAAAGCATTAGGGCAAACTGTCGCTGATGTGATGAGCAATAAAGCAATTACGATCAAAGGTAATCAACCTGTAAAAAAAGCCGCACAATTACTTCATGATAAACAAATTCGTCGTCTTCCCGTATTAAACGAAGAGGGAAACGTAATAGGTATTATTACTCAAGGTGATATTATCCGTGCTATGGCATCAGATTAATCCCTCGCAAAATTAAAGTTATTACAATTTTCAATTATCAATTACTTAATAAAAAAATAATAAAAATAATAAAATGGCTATTACACCCGAATCTGTGAAAGAATTAATCTATTCCCCAAATTTTGGCGAACGTATCCGAGGTATCAATGAATTAAGACAATTAGACAAAGAAAAAGCCTATGAGTTAATTAAACCAATTATTAAAGATGATAATGTAAGAGTAC encodes the following:
- a CDS encoding bifunctional 2-polyprenyl-6-hydroxyphenol methylase/3-demethylubiquinol 3-O-methyltransferase UbiG, giving the protein MINLAELNPEELAQEVAKVKYWHHYLDFGRNVVTKQGKEGKFCRKFQQWILSGIPEDLTNKSVLDIGAWDGFYSFSAEKRGAKKVLATDSFIWEQRELYGLDHNFWRDFGAGKQGFELARKIYNSHVEDYNIDVLDLHPDKIGNFDVVFFLGVLYHMKYPLFALEKVRSVTKELLVLETHISLFFSLFPQPLMRFYPSNELSKDVTNWTGANIALVKSWLLTAGFRKAELVKWRKDRAIFYAWV
- a CDS encoding DUF3598 family protein — translated: MSSSQWLRLLKNVGIWQGSFTQFSPDGTLIKNTPTLINLEGLNDNQTIKLTVNRLDSNEPPHINEFTNLNRNIFLFEDGHFAKGSQQFSPFSVFGAEFGFFVDDRRLRMVQLFNKESNLEQVTLIREFRANGHGVERSPLTINQLEGEWQGEALTLYPDWRNTDSYTTNLIVKKEGNNIIQTLKTPELNITSQGKIDGNIITFSENNQDIRILLLPDGASSTTPLKIENRQSFFVECAWLVEPNQRLRLIRQYDDKGAWINVTLVKETKILI
- a CDS encoding CBS domain-containing protein, giving the protein MNKTVAQVMTPTPITVTPEMPLKEAIAILVEHKISGLPVIDGQGELVGILSESDLMWQETGVEPPPYIMILDSIIYLQNLGRYEKEIHKALGQTVADVMSNKAITIKGNQPVKKAAQLLHDKQIRRLPVLNEEGNVIGIITQGDIIRAMASD
- a CDS encoding DUF3288 family protein codes for the protein MSIDQKHPLGHIDREIIKKIFVEGKTDYNLAEVARLTIRYQNFPGARDIQYDLQSILQQWELTEEELFTEARILHSKGKMYRKNQEEDTEDWS
- a CDS encoding RNA-guided endonuclease TnpB family protein, giving the protein MFKTQKNQIRGLSQTEYLALQELCRLSKNLYNVGLYSVRQFFFAEKAFLRYESNYHQCKTNENYQLLNTDIAQQTLKVVDRSFRSFFNLIKKAKSGNYQFNQISLPRYLKKDGYFSLIIPRIKVKDGFFKVPMSREFKAKYGEVKLPFPDRLVDKSLKEVRIHPKYNCHFFEVEFITEEELQIVEFKSDNALCIDLGLNNLATCVSTNGASFIIDGHKLKSYNHWYNKSNAKLQSIKDKQGTKGVTKRQGRLLLKRNNQIRDYLSKTARYIIENCLRLDIGTLIVGTNKGWKQDINIGKRNNQNFVQIPFYSLKEKLKSLCETYGIQYIEQEESYTSKASALDNDYIPNYNPDNTAKYKYTFSGKRVKRGLYESKDGIRVNADANAAWNIGRKSKHKGFSQVCKGLLTSPLRISDLNVSLS
- the ispE gene encoding 4-(cytidine 5'-diphospho)-2-C-methyl-D-erythritol kinase, translated to MQSYSLFAPAKINLHLEIIGDRADGYHQLVMIMQSVNLGDIIHLRANGTDEIRLFCQNPEVPLDNSNLAYKAAYLMQQQFPKPAQNFGGVDITIEKNIPIAAGLAGGSTNAAAVLVGINLMWSLGLTQPELRDLGALLGSDVPFCISGGTSIATGRGEEIEPLPDLSDIWVILAKYSNLSVSTPWAYNSYREQYNHLYISDSHGINQRTHQVHSGNLVKAISQRDSRQIGSLLYNDLEKIVLPQFPTVKALIDAFKAKNVLGSLMSGSGPTVFALCDSQNQAELIALEVKQTINDPNLKCWVAQMCTHGIIAL
- a CDS encoding ribonuclease catalytic domain-containing protein, which translates into the protein MEKGTLVEFRVNNDRRLAVVEKPEGKKDWIAIDEKGNLHKIRPQKVDYQIEGQSFKYTEIPKFKTEVEPYVDESNLEIAWELLVEDSTPVTPSELASLIFSEETPPVCYAAHILLSDDKMYFKKKGDIYEPRPITQVEEIKHQIEIETQRKQEKEGFIHKIHQALKGEDIHWEETELVKLNFIEKFALQPDNPPKQAQEILESLGRQKTGDSALQLLIDLKLWSKHENIFLRRSSYPNYFTAQVSEVAHSILDQLYAGTIKDPNPRLDLTHQKVYTIDDESTEEIDDGLSVEQLDNGSLRYWIHIADPTRLINPDDTLDLEARKRSTSLYLPTGMIPMFPPELATGPMSLVQGQICPALSFAITLKDDGGVSDYEIHATLIKPTYRLTYHDVDEMLHLDIQAELQVKQLAEAAKKRAQWRKDNGSVMISMPEAIIKVKNDEEVSIELLDPSFSRSLVAEMMILAGEVAGKYCQEHNIPVAFRSQPQPELPPEEELILLPAGPVRSSALRRCMPKSGTGLSAARHASLGLETYTQVTSPIRRYTDLLAHFQIKAHLRGDELPFHRDKMQEIIFEVMSTSSEAVLVERQTNRYWSLQYLQKHSNEIWHGLVLRWLREDDNLALILLEDLGLEFPHRFDRVPKLGEQIKLQVHFCDPQRDEIRFKEAIG
- a CDS encoding PEP-CTERM sorting domain-containing protein → MASCVTSILSLGFSSNALAISFNLSTGQGTPNSGTLGNQGAFTTKSGTTTIDFNSLSLGALSDPYTEGIATFDTTSPIVDIRNDGFAPGFCTTTAPCSNAGVPVANSSNYLAIFQSNGNNGEVGISFSKDISYLGFNWGFADADNTTALFYNNGSPIASFTATQIFGSVDSEETGFVEFSGGIFDKVVFSQVGGGGFEIDNLAYQQVPEPLTILGSGLALGFGTLFKRKKSKLKQSC
- a CDS encoding HAD-IIIA family hydrolase, whose amino-acid sequence is MKTLFLDRDGVVIDYIPYLSHPEQVSLPQGAAEALKIWQNSGYKLVIVTNQSGISRGYFSLEEVKAIHKRIIEKYRYFGVEFADILMCPHQPSDNCNCRKPLPSLILNYSQKYNINLSQSFFIGDAPSDIECAFNAGCQPVLLLTGRGKETQEKISKDKISIPIFENLSDTLQLINH